AAAGGGCGTCTGGAGGGTCCGCGAGCCGTACTGATCGGCAACTCCATTACGGAAGTATGGCAGGGACGTACCGACAACAAGACCTTCTTTTCCGACAACGACTACCTGCCCAAGGGCATCAGCGGTCAGACCTCGCTCCAGATCAGCGCGCGTTTTTACAACGACGTAATTGTCAACGATCCGGCGTGCGTGGTTATCGCCTGCGGGGTTAACGACCTGGCTGAAAACGACGGCCAGCCCTGCTCGATAGAACGAGTTTTCGCAGACATCCGGCTGATGGCCGAAACAGGCGCTGCAAGAGGTTTCAAGGTAGTCATTGGCTCGACGCCCCCGGCCAACCGGATCTGGTGGCAGAGCGAGGAATGGAATGCCGCTCATGCCGATCTTGGACAGCGCGTTGTCGAGTTAAACAGGCTGCTGAAACAGTATGCCGAAGAGAGGGGCTTCGTTTATGCCGACTACCATTCTGCGCTCAAAGACGATCAGAACGGACTGAAACTCGAATACTCCTGGACACCGGACGACCGTGTGCATCCCAGTGCGGCAGGTTATGCCGTAATGGAGAAAATCCTTAAGAAAGCCGTCGACAAAGCACTCTTCGATCCAAATGCAACTGACGGCGACGGACAGATTGATGACCTCGACAAATGGGAAGGCTGGGAGTAACCTTAAAATATTTAGAACACGATGAAACGAAACTATATAATTCTGTTGGCCGCCTTGCTGACGGTCGCATGCGCCGGAAACGGCGACACCATGTCGCCGACACCGCAGGAGGGCGAGATCCTTTTCTCGGGATCAACTGTCGGTCCCAAAGTCCGGACCTCCTATGAGGATACGGAAACAGCGCTCCGGGTGAACTGGGTCAAAAACGATCTGATCGGCCTTTTCGCCGAGTCCGGCGGCAAGAACCTGGGAGCCAATTTCGCCTACAAGGCGGCTGTGTCGGGAGCGACGAGCGATTTTACAGCTGCTTCCCGGCTCAATGTGATCCGCTGGGCTGATGAAACGTCCGATCACGATTTCTATGCCTACTATCCCTATACGGACAGAGCCGCAGTCGATGTAACGGCCATCCCGGTGTCGGTGCCCGCTGTGCAGACTCGTTCGGAAAGCGATCCGTTGGCGACTTTGGCAGCCCATGATTTTCTCTATGCCGTTACGTGCGGGATCAAAAAGGGCGACAACGCCGTCAACCTGCAATTCAAACATCTTTTTTCAGCACTCGAAATCCGGCTGACGACCGACCTGCGGGCGAAACTCGAGGGCGTGATTTTCCGTTGCGTCTCGAACGAAAATGCCGCCGTGTCGATGGAAAACGCCACGGTCGATCTGCGCACAGGTGAAGTGAACGTCTCCGAAGCTGTGGTTTCCAATGCCGTGCGACTCGACTGTTCAGGCAATACGTCCGACACCGAGGCACTGGTGCTGCATTTGGTCGTAACACCCGGACATGCCGGTGAAACATTCGAAGCCGTCGCTCTCGTCAATGGCAAAGAGTACATCTTCGCCACCGTGAAGGCTCCGGCCGACGGCGGTATTCCGACGGGCAAAACGGTGGTCGTCGAAGGAGAGGCTACGCTCGACCCCGAGGATGCGCTTCCCGTCATTGATCTGAGTGCCGAGGGCACGGCCAATACCTATTATGCCGATGCGGCCAATACATTCTACCGCTTCCGTGCCGACGTGAAGGGCAACGGCAAGGCGCTGACCTGCGGCGGCCTCTCCTACACGGAGGAGGACCTCCGGATCGAGCCGAAAGCAGCCCTCGTACTGTGGTACAGTTGTTTGCAGACGAGCTATTTGCCATGGATACAGGCGTCGCCCGTGGTGCTCAGCAGCGTGAAATTCAAGAAAGATGGCTATATTTATTTCGATACGCCCGAAACTTTCGTCAACGGCAATGTGGTGATCGTGGCGATCGACAAGGAGCTCGGCTATGATCAGATCGAAGCCGATGCGGACAAGCGCATTACGAACGCCGAGGTGCTCTGGAGCTGGAATATCGTTTTCTCGGAGGGGTATGACCCCGACGCTGCGGAGAACTGGATCGTGAAAGGCGGCTATACATGGATGAATCGAGATCTGGGAGCTTTGATTGATCCCGAACAAGCGTATATCGGCGGTCAGCTGAACAATGTCGCTTTGGCCTCGACCACGGGCAATTGTTACCAATGGGGACGCAAAGACCCGTTCCCTGGCTTGCCGGACTATACGAGTGTACAAGTCAGTTATATGACCGGATTATGGTTCGCTCCTGCCTATACGCCAATTCCCGCGCTGGACAGAGGTACTTTTGAAGCATGGGGCCGAGAGGCGCATCACCAGATTATCGGCAATACGAAGGCGACGGTCGCCATCGACATCAACACGGCGCTCGGAACGGGTTATGTGTCGCAGGATGCATTCGACCTGGGCCGGGCCAACCCCCACCTCTGGCTTTACAAGAATGAAAATTACCTGACCGATAAGGCCGGATTGGCTGCATGGGGCAATCCATCGAAGGACGCGCACGGTGTGAAGACGATTTACGACCCGTGTCCCCCGGGATGGAAAGTGATGAGCAGCCAGGCCTGGATAGCGCTGACAGACAATGAAACACCCGATGCCGTAGTGGCTACGACGATGCGCGGAATCCTGCTGGACAATAAGTGGTATTTTCCGCTGACCGGAGGTGCGCAGCATGTGCGCAACTCGGATGGGGGATCCAATGGCTATACCGGAAGTTGCGGTGTGGAAGTTTGTACGGCTTATTACATGGATGGCCCTGATTATTCCCCCTGGGGGCGGGTCGGAGCTTTCAAGGCTGCTCCGAACTACAAAGAAGGAGACAGTGTCACCTGTCAGTCTCAGAATACCTATTCCGACCGAGGGGCGTCGGTTCGCTGCATCCGGATTGACGAGTAGCAGACCTGCAACGGAAAAAGCAGCGGCATCGGAAGATGCCGCTGCTTTCGTATGGATGCCGACCGCCGTTTACAACAGAAATCCGACCGAAAAGAGAAACGTGTCGTTGAGCGGATTGAATTTATCGCCGCCCAAGCGCCATGCGGCGTCGCACCGCACGGGGCCTGCAATGAATCCGCAACCCAACGAAGCGTAATTGCCTGTTCCTTTGTTCTTCTGACCGAAGTGGTATCCGCCGCGCACGACACCGTGCCGAAAAAAGGTGTATTCGGCTCCTGCGGCCAAACCGGTGATCCCTCCCCGGAACTGGTGGCTCAAATCAAGAGCGATGCCGAGCACGTGGTTCGAGCGAAAAGGCAGGTGGAGCGAACCTCCGAGCGACCCACGTATCGGCAGGCCACAGCGCTCTCCGTCGGAGGCTTTCACATCGGGGCCGATGTCGGCCAGCCGCAGCCCGACGATCCAGCGGGCACCCTCCACAGCGCGGAGCGTCCCGCGATAGGCCGCACCGATATCGAACGAGACGCCTTGCATCGGTTTCTCCCCGAATCCCTGATCGGAACGGACGTAACGGGCCGTCAGCGAAAACGCCAGATTCCGGCCGATCCGACGGCCGTAACCGACCTCTGCCGAAAGGTCTTGCGGACGGGCCGTTCCGGCGGGAAATCCCTGTTCGTCGGTCAACCCGACCGAAGGTCCGCGGAAATAACGCACTCCGGCCAACAGGGCGTTCCGCGAGTCGGGAGTATAAAATCCCCCCACGCCGTAAAGCACATTGGCGCTGTCGAAAGCCGTATTCCAAGGTCCGGAGAACAGAGTGCCTCCGGCATGTCGTTCGCCGATGAGACTTAACGCGGCATTGGTGTAAACGGCCAACGGATTGTCCGTAACTGCTGTCGCGGCCCCTGCCATACCGGCTGTACGGGCATTGGTTTCCAGGCCGAGGAACGGCATGATCCCGGCATCAGTGGTCTGGGCTTGCGCCGCATAACCGCCTGTCGCGAAAAGAAATGTCGCGGAAAAGTATCTGATTGATTGGCAGATAGACATGATGTTTGCGGTTATCGTTTGATGATATGGCTGTTGAGTTTGCGGCCGCGGCACTCGACCGTGCAGCTGTAAGTCCCGGGAGAAAGCCCGGATACGTCGATGCGCCCCGTGTTACCGTTGTCGCCGGCACGGACCGAAACCTGCGTAGCGAGCACCTGCTGCCCCGCCGCATTGTGGAGCCGGATGGGAAAATCGCCCTCGGCGTCCGGAATGCGTACGTTGAGTACATCACGGCATGGGTTGGGGAAAAGCTCCATCGCAACGCCCGTACCGTCGACGATCACCTGGAATTCCGAAGTCGCCGCGGCGCCGTCGAGGTCTCTTGCCGTTACGGTCAGCGTCGTGCGGCCCGCAGCGCAGGGCCGTACGAGCAGTTCCGAATCCTGTACGCGGCACTCCACGACCTTTTCCGCGGAAGGCGAAACAAAGTAGGAGAGCCGATCGCCCGGAGCATCGGCATCGGTAAAATAAAGTTGAAGATCGATGCTCCTGCCCGCTTTGTCGTCACTTTGCAGAAAGAGGTTCGGAATGGGAACGGTTGCCTCGGGCGGGGTATTTTCCCCGGTCCGGACGGAGATGACGGCCGGGCGGGACGGAACGCCCGACGGACTTCGGCCGACGATTGCCAAGCAATAGATTTGCCGCGGCTCCAGCCCCTCGATCCGACAGGCGAAGGTCTCACCGAGACCCGCATCGGAAGCAAAAGTGTGTCTGACGGCCGTAGCAGGAATGTCGTCGACCGTAGCGGCCGAAAATGTCCGGGTGTCGATGTAAACGTCGAATGATGAGACCGGACGCTCCAGATAGCATCGCGGAACACGCCACGACAGTTCCGCATGGGTGCGGTATCCCGAAACCGCAATCGTACGTTCGTCGACCGGATCCGGCCGGGTATCATAGAAAAGAACGTATTCGGC
This Alistipes shahii WAL 8301 DNA region includes the following protein-coding sequences:
- a CDS encoding PorV/PorQ family protein: MSICQSIRYFSATFLFATGGYAAQAQTTDAGIMPFLGLETNARTAGMAGAATAVTDNPLAVYTNAALSLIGERHAGGTLFSGPWNTAFDSANVLYGVGGFYTPDSRNALLAGVRYFRGPSVGLTDEQGFPAGTARPQDLSAEVGYGRRIGRNLAFSLTARYVRSDQGFGEKPMQGVSFDIGAAYRGTLRAVEGARWIVGLRLADIGPDVKASDGERCGLPIRGSLGGSLHLPFRSNHVLGIALDLSHQFRGGITGLAAGAEYTFFRHGVVRGGYHFGQKNKGTGNYASLGCGFIAGPVRCDAAWRLGGDKFNPLNDTFLFSVGFLL
- a CDS encoding fimbrillin family protein, producing the protein MKRNYIILLAALLTVACAGNGDTMSPTPQEGEILFSGSTVGPKVRTSYEDTETALRVNWVKNDLIGLFAESGGKNLGANFAYKAAVSGATSDFTAASRLNVIRWADETSDHDFYAYYPYTDRAAVDVTAIPVSVPAVQTRSESDPLATLAAHDFLYAVTCGIKKGDNAVNLQFKHLFSALEIRLTTDLRAKLEGVIFRCVSNENAAVSMENATVDLRTGEVNVSEAVVSNAVRLDCSGNTSDTEALVLHLVVTPGHAGETFEAVALVNGKEYIFATVKAPADGGIPTGKTVVVEGEATLDPEDALPVIDLSAEGTANTYYADAANTFYRFRADVKGNGKALTCGGLSYTEEDLRIEPKAALVLWYSCLQTSYLPWIQASPVVLSSVKFKKDGYIYFDTPETFVNGNVVIVAIDKELGYDQIEADADKRITNAEVLWSWNIVFSEGYDPDAAENWIVKGGYTWMNRDLGALIDPEQAYIGGQLNNVALASTTGNCYQWGRKDPFPGLPDYTSVQVSYMTGLWFAPAYTPIPALDRGTFEAWGREAHHQIIGNTKATVAIDINTALGTGYVSQDAFDLGRANPHLWLYKNENYLTDKAGLAAWGNPSKDAHGVKTIYDPCPPGWKVMSSQAWIALTDNETPDAVVATTMRGILLDNKWYFPLTGGAQHVRNSDGGSNGYTGSCGVEVCTAYYMDGPDYSPWGRVGAFKAAPNYKEGDSVTCQSQNTYSDRGASVRCIRIDE